Proteins co-encoded in one Flavobacteriales bacterium genomic window:
- a CDS encoding site-2 protease family protein, with translation MEILIKAGQLLLSLSILVVLHELGHYIPAKLFKTRVEKFYLFFDPWFSIFKKKVGDTEYGVGWLPLGGYVKISGMIDESMDKEQMKQPPQPWEFRSKPAWQRLIIMLGGVTVNVILAFVIYSFSLVIWGEKYLPSENATYGIYCDSLALDAGFQNGDIIYSIDGDKVERFASEKGSLHSEMIQKLILDDAKEVVVLRDGKQIAIPFTNETKNAILAKTPLFSPNIPFVVDAFSENSVLESAGAKVGDRIVRINEKDMGFAGNVIEYTPTLKGDSANVVVVRSGEEVAFDVFLETGLMGVQLRPLTKLYKFEKEQYNAINVIPAALEKTHSEIANYLKQFKLIKKSPESVGGFISIGSIFP, from the coding sequence ATGGAAATATTAATTAAAGCAGGACAACTTCTTTTAAGTTTGTCAATTTTGGTAGTTTTACATGAGTTGGGACACTACATCCCGGCTAAACTGTTCAAAACACGAGTAGAAAAATTTTACTTGTTTTTCGATCCTTGGTTTTCTATTTTCAAAAAGAAAGTGGGCGACACAGAATATGGTGTCGGCTGGTTGCCTTTAGGTGGTTATGTTAAAATATCAGGAATGATAGACGAGTCTATGGATAAGGAGCAGATGAAGCAACCCCCACAACCTTGGGAGTTTCGTTCTAAACCCGCTTGGCAACGTTTAATTATTATGTTGGGTGGTGTTACGGTCAATGTTATTTTAGCTTTTGTGATTTATTCCTTCAGCTTAGTTATATGGGGAGAGAAATATTTACCTAGCGAAAATGCCACATACGGCATCTATTGTGATTCTTTAGCCTTAGATGCTGGATTTCAAAATGGCGACATTATTTATTCTATAGACGGTGATAAGGTTGAGCGTTTTGCCTCTGAAAAAGGAAGTTTACACTCGGAAATGATACAAAAACTCATTTTAGACGACGCTAAAGAGGTGGTGGTTTTAAGAGACGGCAAGCAAATTGCTATTCCTTTTACAAACGAAACCAAGAATGCTATTTTAGCCAAGACCCCTTTGTTCTCTCCTAATATTCCTTTTGTGGTTGATGCTTTCTCGGAAAACTCTGTTTTAGAATCCGCAGGGGCTAAGGTGGGAGATAGAATCGTTAGGATCAACGAAAAAGACATGGGTTTTGCTGGCAATGTTATTGAATACACCCCTACTTTAAAAGGCGATTCTGCTAATGTCGTGGTGGTTAGGTCTGGTGAGGAAGTGGCTTTTGATGTTTTTTTAGAAACAGGTTTAATGGGTGTTCAGTTGAGGCCTCTCACTAAACTTTATAAGTTTGAGAAAGAGCAGTATAACGCTATTAATGTTATACCTGCTGCTCTAGAAAAAACACATTCGGAAATTGCTAATTACCTCAAACAATTCAAACTCATTAAAAAATCACCTGAATCAGTAGGTGGTTTTATTTCCATTGGTAGCATATTCCC
- a CDS encoding 1-deoxy-D-xylulose-5-phosphate reductoisomerase, whose product MTDNKKHIAILGSTGSIGTQALEVIEANPSLFVVEVLSANSNSTLLIEQALKFKPNAVVIVDENKYQEVFDILSPKDIKVYAGKDSLSQVVEMDSIDMVLTALVGYSGLKPTINAIKAKKNIALANKETLVVAGSLITELAKQNGVSILPVDSEHSAIFQCLVGEFHNPIEKIYLTASGGPFRGWDKQGLTSVTKEQALKHPNWEMGAKITIDSASLMNKGLEVIEAKWLFGLKPEQIDVIVHPQSIIHSIVQFTDGSMKAQMGLPDMKLPIQYALAYPQRIVSNFPRFNFMDYPNLTFEKADTDTFRNLSMAYKAMNKGGNMACVLNAANEVVVDAFLRDKIGFLEMSDILESCMEKSTFVSNPTYDDFVSSDEESRVLANALIR is encoded by the coding sequence ATGACTGACAATAAAAAACATATTGCTATCCTCGGCTCAACAGGCTCTATTGGCACACAAGCTTTAGAGGTTATTGAAGCAAACCCTAGTTTATTCGTTGTTGAGGTTCTTAGCGCAAACTCCAACAGCACATTATTGATAGAACAGGCTCTAAAATTTAAGCCAAACGCTGTTGTAATTGTTGATGAAAACAAATACCAAGAGGTGTTTGATATTTTATCGCCAAAAGACATCAAAGTTTATGCTGGAAAAGATTCTCTATCTCAAGTGGTTGAGATGGACTCTATTGATATGGTCTTGACTGCTTTGGTGGGTTACTCAGGTTTAAAACCAACTATAAACGCCATAAAAGCCAAAAAAAATATAGCCTTAGCGAATAAAGAAACTTTAGTGGTTGCAGGTTCGTTAATTACAGAGCTAGCCAAGCAAAACGGTGTAAGTATTCTTCCTGTAGATTCTGAACATTCAGCAATTTTTCAATGTTTGGTGGGTGAGTTTCATAATCCTATTGAGAAAATATACCTTACCGCTTCGGGTGGTCCTTTTAGAGGTTGGGATAAACAAGGCTTGACAAGTGTAACCAAAGAGCAAGCTTTAAAACATCCTAATTGGGAAATGGGAGCTAAAATAACAATCGACTCGGCAAGCCTTATGAATAAAGGTTTGGAGGTTATAGAGGCAAAATGGTTGTTTGGCTTAAAACCCGAACAAATAGATGTTATCGTTCATCCCCAATCTATAATTCACTCAATAGTACAATTTACTGATGGATCAATGAAGGCTCAAATGGGTTTGCCAGACATGAAGCTGCCTATTCAGTACGCTTTGGCCTATCCACAAAGGATTGTTTCTAACTTCCCTCGTTTCAATTTTATGGACTACCCAAATCTAACATTTGAAAAAGCAGATACTGATACGTTTAGAAATCTCTCTATGGCGTATAAAGCCATGAATAAAGGAGGAAATATGGCTTGTGTTTTGAACGCTGCCAACGAGGTAGTTGTCGATGCTTTTTTGCGAGATAAAATTGGTTTTTTAGAAATGTCAGATATCCTTGAAAGTTGCATGGAAAAGAGTACTTTTGTGAGCAATCCCACATACGATGATTTTGTTTCGTCGGACGAAGAAAGTCGGGTTTTGGCTAACGCATTAATAAGGTAA